The Mangifera indica cultivar Alphonso unplaced genomic scaffold, CATAS_Mindica_2.1 Un_0046, whole genome shotgun sequence sequence AAACTGCTGGGGCTCATGGCAGAAACGATATGTAGACGTGCTAATAAGTCAGTGTGGGTGGATTTTTGGgtaagtataatatatatatatatatatatatatatatatatatatatatatatatatatatatatatatatatatatatataaacacaaaaagCAACAAGCAAGCAACGAGCATTTTAAAGAAGGTTCGGAAAACAACTTAAACTCACTCTTTTCAACAAGAAGGATAACGCAAAAACCAAGACCTATCTAGGTgtgcacaaaagaaaaaaaaacctaacacCCACACCTCTTGAATGACTATTTAAGTTTCTACAAAGATAgagttcaaaagaaaaaatatgtaaatcaAAGAAAAGATTTATAATGGCACAAAGTTAGTGTACATGGTTGTTGGTTTCGGGATGTGTTATTAGTAGTTTAGGGGCACACTCTACTCAAGGGTGTGTATAATGAAGACATGAGAGAGACATTGAAAGGAGACTAAACTATTTTTGTACAAACTAACAAGAAGTTGAAGTTATTTCTTTAAAGAGTCTAAAGTACGATGAAATCAATGATCATAAATTATAATGTGGACATATATAAAACTGATGCTCAAAAAGTGAGTATTGGAGATGCCCAAGGGCATGTCAAAGGTTGGCCGCGCAACAAATACCTATATATCATACAacatattatacataattacaCATTTTTAAGTTCTGAGAATGGGTTAAAGAGGTAGTGAAGCATATTCACCCATTTCTCATCATTAGGCATCTTTCAATAAAAGAATTAGAGCACGTCGGTGATTGATTTGTACACATATATAGAGAGCATGTGCTCTCCTCTCAGGGCTCCCACCTCTGGTCCCTATCagaaaaaatttatctcttaaCGTTGGCTGAACGAATCTGACTTATCATAACAATCCTCATATATATAGATAGCAGTGAAAGATACCCGCCAACCAAAACTTCATATTCTCATTAAATTTTGGCACTGTTCCCCTGTTTAACTTCACAAGGATAGGGACATGGCTTTATAATATTGCTATTTTTCATGATGAACTGATCAGGCGCgttattattaaatttgcaGCAATCTGTGTACTTTTTATCTGAGTTTGACGACAGAGACAAATGGAGCAATTGATGAAAGCCGATTGCTGAttttcatcattcatatttgacattactttccttttctctttataATGTAGGGTAAAAAGAATTACTGTTGATTGTGCCATTTTGTACAGTCATATTAAATGTCTATTTGTGCCGACAATGATTGTCAAAAACGAAGGtgaaatttgagttagatttgTTTTTGTCTGGAGGACAGAAAATGTTACACTGGTTTCAACAAATCAACACAAACACTGGTAATATTCAGATTATTGTCATCATTTATTTAACACATGCCAAACTCTCAACATGTTTAAAGCAAACTATTTCTTATTGTGCTTTTCAAAAGCAAGACTTATTTGCATATTCCAACAACTTTCCAAGCCCATGAAAAGGTCAAAAcattatcaaattcaaaaggAGTTCTTCCATAGAGACTTTGCCTAGCTGACACCCATTTTGTGCTTGCAAAATTTCCTGATTCTGATCCGCAAAGGCTCCATGCGTGAACCTTTGCTTTAACAATCATTCTGTAACTTCCCAattgtttttcatttctttttatttgtttgtaacAAGAAACTTTACATAAGTTAGATTTTCTCTTGGAGGTTAACTGATTACATTAAATAGGTGAAACTCTAAGTTTAATGGTCGATCTTATAACTACtatatcagataaattaagagtttaatattgATATGTTGTAAGCAAATTTTGAACCCAAACTTTTTCAGTTGGAGATTTTTTATCCTTTGTCATTCAAACTATCATAGCAAAATTGTCATATTCATTTTCTCACTTTCAAGTGGGCAGTCTCAGACTTTCACAAGAATCAATACCAAGCTGCCTCTACATGTGTGCATGTGTTTCTTGGTGCTTTCTCGGCAGTCTCATACTGCAAAATTTTCTGCTTTTATTCACTTGAGCCTTACATAATAATGTACTCAGTCTATACTACTTGGCCCAATACATACTAAAATAGAAGAAAACTGCAATTTGAGTTTGTTCATTTACAGGACTGAGTAGCCCCACTAGCACCGTCACAGATAGAGCCCAACTGGATTTGGTGAATGAAGATTGAAAaagattcttttttattaatttaataaaggGGAAACTTTACCTTGGTGGGAACCATTCGTAGCTGACAAAATCTATTATCTATGTTATCTCATCAAAAAGAGAGACATGAACATCAGACTTCTTGAGATTTGGGTCTGGTGTGACTCAAAAGACACATATGTTTGAAAAAACTTCAACTGGCTGATGAATCTTCACAAGCTGTGATGGATTGAGGAGGCCTAGCTTTATAATTCGATTCCATCAAACAGCTGCTTCCCATTAGAAGCATCATTAGCCTCTGCATTTTAAACATGAAAATCCGGGagttctctcttttttctgttCTGTTTTCAGTAAAACATTTGTGAGTTAATTGCTTTTACCCTTGAGGTTTAGGTCCACTGTTTAGATCCTGCAGTGTAAAGCGCTTAGTGTATCTCTGATTGTAAAAGACAATAAGGAGAAATGGGttgttaaaaaggaaaattatttgaaCTTTCATAAACTTCTATTCATATTCACATTGGCACAAACTAATTTTATCATGCAGTAAACTATGTGtacaacttaattttttatataactttatacataaataatgatgtctcattttatgattatacgttgatttatctttaattttcaattatctaatcacatgataacacaccATTATATGTACAtcaaattgtatacaaaaattgtgcataaaatattattctcttATTATGACCTAAAACTCATGAGCTGAGCTTTATGAGGACCTTTGCTAGTGTATTTgacaaattatgaatattttgtgttaggccaaaagactttgcCCACCCAAGGCATAGTGAAATCCTATAATGCTACCctctaaatttcaaaaacccaaatacccacttatgagccaatttttgataaatatttcaattaggATCAAtagtaaaactgttatttaataaaaatatttaaaaaattaaaaatttatcacatttttcctgtaggtattaaaaacaaataattttttcttcactcaaagttcaaaaactaactttttcaCCTCTTAAcgtttatttttctctttctccagTAACATCTTCGCTTCGGcttttgtgttatatatatcTTAGGATTTCAACGTGGGTGGGAACAAGTATTTTTGGCCTTTGTGTAATGTATACATTAGTCTATGCCTggaaatttaaattagattattcATCTAAGTTAGCCgacaacttattttttctatatctaAATTAGTTATTTGCAGGCGTGCCATTGTGATTAATTTCAAAGTGTCAATCATTTGTTTTGCTCTGATTGCGTATCGAAATCAATCCTCTTTTATGAGTCCATTGAACCTAGATATCCTTTGATTTCTACACTATTTTTGTGCTATTTATGTTGGGTTCATTGTTTATTAGATGAAATTATGTTATGTCTATAACCTTAAGGGTTagtaaaatttatgaaatagaAGATCTGGGTTcgatttttatcatatttgtaaaacCTAAACTTATTTGATGTAACAATTATGAATCTAATCACAGTATCCTAGATTTACTTGCCTAATTAATACTATGTTATGTCATATTTCTCTGTGTGtgcgctttttttttttcattttgcagGTTTGTTTGGTTATTCAGATCATGGGATACACACTCTTAGCGAAgtttgaaagaatttcaattaCAAAGTCCAACGGGAGCTTGAATAACTGAGTGGAATGCTTAAGGTGTTTCAGATATGAGAATAAGTGTAGCCTCTATAAGAGATGTAtagaaattaattaagtaaACATCGAGTGTTTACTCAACGTTCATTTGAGCTTGCATTTAATAGCTAGTTTCTTGCTTAGTGGATTAATCTTTGTTGGAATTGATCCAATAGATGTAAGCTATGTTGAGTTTATTCGAATCTATTTAAAATTGTTGTCTACTTAATTCTCTATACTTATTTTTACTTATGTTGCGATTGTTGATTGTAGGTGAAGTTTGGTAAAATTCCAGAgcaacttaaattaaataaaacctaAACATCTAGTATCATTAAATTTTCAACCTTTTGCAATTTGATCACTTACTGCAAATGTTTTCGTCACCACTAGAAAAAATTGATAGcaaaaagaaattttacttttcaaagttattcGACACAACAAccattacataataataatttaataaaattttacgtatatattttttatatataatttgagatacagataatatatcattttataattaaatgagtttaaattaaaaataaagtaacacctaatcatataaCAACACATTATCTGCATAATGTTACTCGTAATAATAATTAAGGATAGATATTATGCATTAAGCAATATTAGAAGTGGGCATGAATTAATTAATCGAGGGGCAAATGCATGTGCAATAAAGCTTTATATAAAACactgataataaaattatatgcacaaacaataatatattcttatatgaCTAggtattgtttaatatttaatttttaactatataatcacataatgacgCATCGTTGTTTATGCACAAAGTTATGTACATAGCACTACTCATATACTAACACTAAAATGGAAGcaacattatataaatatatgattcaaattattttactgATTTGTTGTAGAGATGCAACAGCAACAGAATAAACATAAAACCAGACAATCACTTGGGGAATATGCATCTACTTCTAGCCATAGCCTGCTAGAAACATACACATATTACCATATAATTTAACGATATTAATGATTAAAGAATCATTCATCAAGAGCCATAATAATACACAGTATCGCAACCCCAGGATGGATCGAATTCTTAAACATCTCTGTCTCTCTTGCATTCAGGTGGCATTGTTGGGTACCTTGAACGGTCAGTACAGTAGTTGTAAATGGTGAATCTTTGACGAACCCAGTAGAGCCTTCTGTATTGGTAAGAGTCTAGATCCTGGAACTCCCTCTGATCCCACCAACGCTTCCCCTGAGTGACACAGAATTTGGCCTCAACCGAGGCCTCACAGCCATCAACATGGAAGCCTCTGTATGAAGCAATGAATGGAGCTTTCGACCAATCGGTTTTCTCAAGCCCTCCCCTTGTGGCCCAGTCATCCGCATTCCATAAACTTGAGTAGAGTTTCATTGGCTGATTGAATGGAAATCGAATCCCCAAATCTTTGCAGTTTTTGAAGATTCTAATGGGGACATCGTCCACAAAGAAGCTGTTTGTTTAAGCAATCAAACACATCAGCAATCTGATAAATTAATGGcggaaataaaaaatgatgtggGCAGTTCGAGAAGCTTACACAATCTGATACATGTTCCAGAGGACTGAGTAGGAGTGGAAAGCTGTGGTTGGGTCAAACCAAAGGTAAATTCTTTGTTCTCTGTTTCCCTGGCCTCCGGTGAAGACATTTGTCTGCAAAATGTAAGGCTGGCCGCTTCTGTTTCCCAAGAACTCAAAATCTATTTCATCATGCTCTGAGTTTTGAGAAGAAAGCTGCAGTTGATGATACACAACAcaagattaattaatataaacaacaaaGGCTTTGTttggaaggaaagaaaataaaagtaaaaacaatacTTACATAAAAAGCAGTAACAGTTCCAGCGGAATCCCCAGGGACCAGTTTGATTTGCATACTGAAGTGACCAAACAAGTAAGATCCTTTGGATTGGAAGCCGGTGCCTTTTTTTTCCAAGTtcacatttttcaatttttaaaataaacattagTCCGAATATCTTCAATGAACTTACAGAAAGAAAACAAACTGAAAGCGTACCAGTATATTTGTCCAGAACAAGCTGAATCTCAGAGCCACCATTGAAGTACTTAATGTGATCAAAAGCCCAAGTGGGCGCGTAGTTTCTTCCAAATGGGACATCCACGGGTCTTCTAGGGGGAGCTCCCATTGTTGCTGACACCATAAAGGAAACGCCCAGAAGCAGAATCCAAAAGTGAGAAGCCATTTTTTTTCTGCAGAAACACAAAGAAGTCTGACTAGTTTAGTTTCTATAAGAGCAAAAGCAATAGCAAAAGAAGgaaattgattatatttgcAGGGTCAAGAGCATTACagtagagagagaaagagaagaagaaagagagtgaTGCGAAAAGTGTTGGAGGAGAAGGGCTTTAAGTAGCGTTGGATTTTTATCTGAATCCATTATTGGGGTGTAAATGCAAAGTAAAATTAATGTGGTCAAGACACtgtaacttatttaaaattagaaaggccaaaaaacttgttcCAACAATCCAAAGTGATTTTCTCCGATTTTcgaaaacccaaacactcatacaatttttgttaaaacttttaattagtgttaaaaggaaaaattattattttgataatatcattaaaaaacataaaattcattatattttttctctaaattttaaatactaataaCTTCACTTTTacataaagttttcaaactttgaaaaatagcattttcaCTCCCTCTCCCTCTTTGGCGACTTCCTCATTTTTTTCCCCCATTTAGTTGGTCCTTCCTCACTGTTGGAATGTTTGGCCGGCGCATGgcaatgcgacgaagagacaaaatttttttcattgcaCCTACAATGAAGAGATATCTATCTCTTTATCACACCGTCGTGCGCCAGCCAACCATTTCAACAATGAGGAATGATCGGCCAAACAGATGAAAAAATGAGGAAGTTGTCGAATGGTCTCTGGAGAAGGAGGGAAGAAActtagggattttttttttttgggagagGGGAATGTTAcctttcaaagtttgaaaactttagacaagactgagttgttagtttttaaaacttaggggggggaaattaatgt is a genomic window containing:
- the LOC123206709 gene encoding probable xyloglucan endotransglucosylase/hydrolase protein B is translated as MASHFWILLLGVSFMVSATMGAPPRRPVDVPFGRNYAPTWAFDHIKYFNGGSEIQLVLDKYTGTGFQSKGSYLFGHFSMQIKLVPGDSAGTVTAFYLSSQNSEHDEIDFEFLGNRSGQPYILQTNVFTGGQGNREQRIYLWFDPTTAFHSYSVLWNMYQIVFFVDDVPIRIFKNCKDLGIRFPFNQPMKLYSSLWNADDWATRGGLEKTDWSKAPFIASYRGFHVDGCEASVEAKFCVTQGKRWWDQREFQDLDSYQYRRLYWVRQRFTIYNYCTDRSRYPTMPPECKRDRDV